Genomic window (Capsicum annuum cultivar UCD-10X-F1 chromosome 10, UCD10Xv1.1, whole genome shotgun sequence):
TATTAGTCGTGGTTATAGATTTATATTtgtttcatcatttttattttttgaagtaaGTGATTAGTCAAGTTTATGCTGATGGATTGTATTGGCTTGATAGTCGAGGAGAAAGACCAGGGAGCCCAAGGAAGAGACTGTTACCCTTGGACCAGCTACCAGGGAGGGTGAATTGGTCTTTGGCGTTGCCCACATTTTCGCCTCTTTCAACGACACCTTCATTGtgagttcttgattttttttttccctcTGTACTTGTTTTGTTTATTGAAGAAGCTCTATTATTGTTTTTTTGGTTCTGAATTTGTACTTGTATGTTAATTGTAGCACGTGACTGATTTGTCTGGACGCGAAACAATGGTTCGCATTACTGGTATGTACTCTATAATGTGGGAGTGGTTGCGTTTGCTTCTGCGTAGAATCTTTGTTCTGGATTTCACCATTACTGAGTTAGTGAAAAGCTTAATTTTCACCAGCCAAAAAAGAATCTAACATCCCCATAGTTCCCAGAATTtacattttctattttaaattccCTGTAGAACAAAGATGACAATTTACAGCAATGATAACTGCGCCTCAGTACCAATTCTCACCTACCATGCTTCTCCATTTAAACTCATCTCAGGCGTataataacaaaacaaaagaGTACtagttctttttattttatggGGAAAAGTGTCAAAAACACCTCTAGTTTCATCTGGATTAGCTAAGTTTGTCCTTAGTTATACTATTGGGTCAAATATACCCCAGCTGTTAAAAACTCCTCTTTTAACCTAACCTACTAAACTGAATAGCCCATATCAAATTCAACTCATTTATAAACAGCCTTCTTCATAATGTTATAtgaattgtttttcttttttcctctaaTTCTTAAATAGTTTTTAGATTTGGTGAAAAAAAAAGCAGAGATTGTGTGTATCGGCATTGTGCTATTATAAATGCCCTTTGCTCGAAAGTGTTCTCTGCAAAATTGAATTTTGGGGAAGATGGGCAGTTGTGTTTCATCTGTTCACTGGAAATTTTCAACAATCATCTGcctcacatctttattttcaattttttctttttatatctgTTCTCATCTATTTGCTATTCTCAAATGTACACAGCTTTTCAAAAAACAAATTCTTCTCATTATTTGATGTCTAGATGTCCTGCGATGGTAAATAATTGTGCAAGTATTTAGAGCGAATTAGTTAATCCGTCATTccacaaagaaaataaaaatcaaaacaatatataAACATTGGAGATGATTTAACGACAAGCAAATAAAAAATTGCTGAAAAGACTGAAACTGTGATATCCTTGGAACAATGTTGGGATGAAAATGAACAGAGGAGTATATGTGTAGGAGATGAGTATTTTGACCCTTTCCCCTATTTTATTCTAACGTACTGAAAGGCTAAGCACTCCTCAAAAAGCATAGGAGTAAAAGTGCTAGCATGACTATTCTCCAATAAATATGTCTGTATGGCTTTGCAAACTTCCCAAATTCAATTGATAAGCACTACTCATCTTATCCCAGTATTTAGTATTATTTAACTTCCTTAATTAGGAAACCAATTTGGAAGCGTCTTGGTCTTTCTTTTCATTTAGAGTTCTACTTTTTAGGCGGTATGAAGGTGAAGGCTGACAGAGATGAATCTTCTCCTTATGCTGCTATGCTTGCAGCACAAGATGTTTCTCAAAGATGCAAGGTCAGACATATATTGTTCAGTCTGTTTTCGGAGCTATTTTCTTTCACCGTTTTTATTGAAATGTCAATACGCCATGAAATATATGCCTAATTTTAAGCCACTAGAAGGTGGAAAAAAAACTGTGGTTATCTTACTTGTGAGAGGATTGCAACAGATTGTGCTTGTTACAAAATATGTAATGAAATGTGTGTCTTTAAGCTTGAGCTGAAGCTTTGTCAGTTGTGTTAAGAACAAATCACATTTATGATCAAATGCATGTTTGCTGCTTGACATATTTGGTCAAAGCTTTCGAGTATTTTTGGGTTAAGTAAATCATAGATGTCATTgtaaaaatctaaatataataatgacTTTTCCGTATATAGTCCAAGATGCTATGAATTCTGTTCCCTTCTGTTGTAGTTTTTTAAACATCTCTTgctgttaaaaaaagttaatgttTTGCTGATTAGAAAGTTGTATTTGGGCTTGATTTTCGTAAGATATGCTGTCAAGGTCATAGGTGATGCTGGTAAACCTCTGTAAAATTGTGTGCGCGACTGTTGGAACATTATTTTACCTATACTCATTAATATTGTTGTGTAGACCGCGTCTAAGCGTCAACCCGACTTTTAGATAACCAAAGTAACTCTTAATTGAATCTCGAATTAAGAGGGAAAGTCTAATTGTTTGGTTAAAACATTTCACATCAGATTGCACATGAAGGTTTCAATGTCATTTCTATTGCCTTTTAGTATTCTGTGGTTGACAATATGCTGTAGTATCATTGGGTTTTTTCTTGTGTCTATACTCACTTTTGTTAGTTTACAGGAGCTTGGAATTAATGCTCTTCACATTAAGCTGCGGGCTACAGGAGGGAACAAAACCAAGACTCCTGGTCCTGGTGCCCAGTCTGCTCTTAGAGCCCTTGCTCGATCTGGAATGAAAATTGGACGCATAGGTAAACTTTAGTTGTTGAATAGTTTATCTTTCTGGTCTACTTTCGGGGTTCTATAGATATTTCACTATATTCTTTAGTTTAGCATATCATAAATCTGAATACAGCTGAaagtatttcatttattttgtcaGAGGATGTCACTCCTATTCCCACCGACAGTACTCGCAGAAAGGGTGGTAGAAGAGGAAGGAGGCTGTGAATTCTTCTCAGCAACATACACGCTGCATGTCAGAATATTTTGGTTAAGGATGCAACTTTCTTTGTGTTTTACAACTTAGTTTTGAACATTTTGTAGCTAGAGTACAAGTCATTCCTACTTATGATCATTTGGAGCTTTTGATGTCTTGTGAGATGGAAAAATATTTCGTTGAGTTGGATTAGTGTTATCTTTGTGGTTATTCTCGTTGAGAAGTGAACTTTTTTGGTGCTACTTCCTTGGCAACTTATGTTTTAAGCTTCCTATACCAACATTGTCCATAGCATATTTTCTAACAAATGGGTATGAATTGGACTAATATTACTTG
Coding sequences:
- the LOC107843685 gene encoding 40S ribosomal protein S14-2, which translates into the protein MSRRKTREPKEETVTLGPATREGELVFGVAHIFASFNDTFIHVTDLSGRETMVRITGGMKVKADRDESSPYAAMLAAQDVSQRCKELGINALHIKLRATGGNKTKTPGPGAQSALRALARSGMKIGRIEDVTPIPTDSTRRKGGRRGRRL